In one window of Ovis aries strain OAR_USU_Benz2616 breed Rambouillet chromosome 3, ARS-UI_Ramb_v3.0, whole genome shotgun sequence DNA:
- the CSDC2 gene encoding cold shock domain-containing protein C2: protein MTSEPTPPAVVPPLHSPKSPVWPTFPFHREGSRVWERGSISSRDLPSPLPTKRTRTYSATARASAGPVFKGVCKQFSRSQGHGFITPENGSEDIFVHVSDIEGEYVPVEGDEVTYKVCPIPPKNQKFQAVEVVLTQLAPHTPHETWSGQVVGS, encoded by the exons ATGACTTCGGAGCCTACGCCGCCCGCGGTCGTGCCCCCGCTGCACTCCCCCAAGTCCCCTGTCTGGCCCACCTTTCCCTTCCACAGGGAGGGCAGCAGGGTCTGGGAGCGAGGCAGTATCTCATCTCGGGACCTGCCCAGTCCCCTGCCCACCAAACGGACCAGGACGTATTCAGC GACAGCCCGTGCCTCGGCTGGCCCCGTGTTCAAGGGCGTCTGTAAGCAGTTCTCACGCTCACAGGGCCACGGCTTCATCACCCCCGAGAACGGGTCAGAGGACATCTTCGTGCACGTGTCTGA CATCGAGGGGGAGTACGTGCCGGTGGAAGGCGACGAGGTGACCTACAAGGTGTGCCCGATCCCGCCCAAGAACCAGAAGTTCCAAGCTGTGGAGGTGGTGCTCACCCAGCTGGCTCCACACACTCCCCACGAGACGTGGTCCGGCCAGGTTGTGGGCTCCTAG